The following proteins are co-located in the Tiliqua scincoides isolate rTilSci1 chromosome 8, rTilSci1.hap2, whole genome shotgun sequence genome:
- the B3GNT3 gene encoding N-acetyllactosaminide beta-1,3-N-acetylglucosaminyltransferase 3 isoform X1 — MTPLSKLETSKMEFEEGGCKTLHLGVNNKCLQVHHYQAKMPRRWWYKVEVAILILLGFTGLLFLLQTNENSTFLKEVREVSSPLPPIITEAPKPIVECRENVSVANISGFAQLPDHIKDFLRYKHCKEFPLLLDVLEKCGSQETSHEVFLLLAIKSSPGNYERREIIRKTWGQERTYAGVHIRRVFLSGVVASPREAKKLNRLLKLETEEHRDILQWDFHDSFFNLTLKQVLFHAWMEARCPGVRFIFNGDDDVFANTDNIVHYLLSVPGAGDEHLFVGQLIANVGPIREKWSKYYVPEQVTTSQSYPPYCGGGGLLMSGYTSHTIYKKSLSIELFPIDDVYLGMCLQKAGLAPSSHMGIRTVGVRVPSSKLESFDPCYYKELLLVHRFVPYEMLVMWNAIHQPDLVCGKRIEVYQNL, encoded by the exons ATGACCCCACTGTCCAAACTGGAAACTAGCAAAATGGAATTTGAAGAAGGTGGATGCAAAACTCTGCATTTAGGAGTAAACAACAAATGCCTTCAAGTGCATCATTACCAG GCTAAAATGCCACGTCGCTGGTGGTACAAGGTGGAAGTTGCAATATTGATTTTACTGGGATTCACaggcctcctcttccttctccaaacgAATGAGAATAGTACCTTCTTGAAAGAGGTGAGAGAAGTCTCCAGCCCGCTGCCACCAATCATCACGGAAGCCCCCAAACCTATTGTTGAGTGCCGCGAGAATGTGTCGGTTGCCAACATCTCAGGCTTTGCCCAGCTGCCCGATCACATTAAGGATTTCTTGCGGTATAAACATTGTAAAGAATTCCCTTTGCTTCTGGATGTGTTGGAGAAGTGTGGCAGCCAGGAGACTTCCCATGAGGTCTTCTTGCTTTTGGCCATCAAGTCGTCTCCTGGGAATTATGAACGGCGTGAAATCATCCGTAAGACTTGGGGGCAGGAACGGACCTATGCGGGTGTACATATCAGGAGGGTCTTCCTCTCTGGAGTGGTGGCCAGTCCGCGGGAGGCTAAGAAGCTTAACAGACTCCTGAAATTAGAGACTGAGGAGCACAGGGACATCCTCCAATGGGACTTCCATGACAGCTTCTTTAACCTGACACTCAAGCAGGTCCTCTTCCATGCTTGGATGGAGGCCCGGTGCCCTGGTGTCCGCTTCATCTTTAATGGAGATGATGACGTTTTTGCAAACACAGACAATATTGTCCACTACTTGTTGAGTGTTCCGGGAGCAGGTGATGAGCACCTTTTTGTGGGGCAGCTGATTGCCAATGTGGGCCCCATACGAGAAAAATGGAGCAAGTACTATGTGCCAGAGCAAGTGACCACCTCGCAGTCCTACCCACCTTACTGTGGTGGGGGTGGTCTTCTAATGTCTGGCTACACATCCCACACCATCTACAAGAAATCCCTGAGTATTGAACTCTTCCCCATTGACGATGTGTACCTGGGGATGTGCCTCCAGAAAGCGGGGCTTGCTCCTTCCTCCCACATGGGTATCCGTACGGTGGGTGTGAGGGTGCCCTCCTCCAAACTGGAGTCATTTGACCCATGTTATTACAAGGAGCTTCTGCTCGTCCATCGGTTTGTGCCTTACGAGATGCTGGTGATGTGGAATGCCATCCACCAGCCGGACTTGGTCTGTGGGAAGAGGATAGAGGTCTACCAAAATCTCTGA
- the B3GNT3 gene encoding N-acetyllactosaminide beta-1,3-N-acetylglucosaminyltransferase 3 isoform X2, with protein MPRRWWYKVEVAILILLGFTGLLFLLQTNENSTFLKEVREVSSPLPPIITEAPKPIVECRENVSVANISGFAQLPDHIKDFLRYKHCKEFPLLLDVLEKCGSQETSHEVFLLLAIKSSPGNYERREIIRKTWGQERTYAGVHIRRVFLSGVVASPREAKKLNRLLKLETEEHRDILQWDFHDSFFNLTLKQVLFHAWMEARCPGVRFIFNGDDDVFANTDNIVHYLLSVPGAGDEHLFVGQLIANVGPIREKWSKYYVPEQVTTSQSYPPYCGGGGLLMSGYTSHTIYKKSLSIELFPIDDVYLGMCLQKAGLAPSSHMGIRTVGVRVPSSKLESFDPCYYKELLLVHRFVPYEMLVMWNAIHQPDLVCGKRIEVYQNL; from the coding sequence ATGCCACGTCGCTGGTGGTACAAGGTGGAAGTTGCAATATTGATTTTACTGGGATTCACaggcctcctcttccttctccaaacgAATGAGAATAGTACCTTCTTGAAAGAGGTGAGAGAAGTCTCCAGCCCGCTGCCACCAATCATCACGGAAGCCCCCAAACCTATTGTTGAGTGCCGCGAGAATGTGTCGGTTGCCAACATCTCAGGCTTTGCCCAGCTGCCCGATCACATTAAGGATTTCTTGCGGTATAAACATTGTAAAGAATTCCCTTTGCTTCTGGATGTGTTGGAGAAGTGTGGCAGCCAGGAGACTTCCCATGAGGTCTTCTTGCTTTTGGCCATCAAGTCGTCTCCTGGGAATTATGAACGGCGTGAAATCATCCGTAAGACTTGGGGGCAGGAACGGACCTATGCGGGTGTACATATCAGGAGGGTCTTCCTCTCTGGAGTGGTGGCCAGTCCGCGGGAGGCTAAGAAGCTTAACAGACTCCTGAAATTAGAGACTGAGGAGCACAGGGACATCCTCCAATGGGACTTCCATGACAGCTTCTTTAACCTGACACTCAAGCAGGTCCTCTTCCATGCTTGGATGGAGGCCCGGTGCCCTGGTGTCCGCTTCATCTTTAATGGAGATGATGACGTTTTTGCAAACACAGACAATATTGTCCACTACTTGTTGAGTGTTCCGGGAGCAGGTGATGAGCACCTTTTTGTGGGGCAGCTGATTGCCAATGTGGGCCCCATACGAGAAAAATGGAGCAAGTACTATGTGCCAGAGCAAGTGACCACCTCGCAGTCCTACCCACCTTACTGTGGTGGGGGTGGTCTTCTAATGTCTGGCTACACATCCCACACCATCTACAAGAAATCCCTGAGTATTGAACTCTTCCCCATTGACGATGTGTACCTGGGGATGTGCCTCCAGAAAGCGGGGCTTGCTCCTTCCTCCCACATGGGTATCCGTACGGTGGGTGTGAGGGTGCCCTCCTCCAAACTGGAGTCATTTGACCCATGTTATTACAAGGAGCTTCTGCTCGTCCATCGGTTTGTGCCTTACGAGATGCTGGTGATGTGGAATGCCATCCACCAGCCGGACTTGGTCTGTGGGAAGAGGATAGAGGTCTACCAAAATCTCTGA